From a region of the Georgenia yuyongxinii genome:
- a CDS encoding SDR family oxidoreductase: protein MTSSLDGRVAVVTGGATLVGHGVVQALHEQGAVVVVVDIDADGAQEVADQLGDRVHVVVADITDDATVGRLVDDVVSTHGNIDILVNLACIYLDDGADTDRAGWLTAFDVNVVSAVMMTRAARPALASSGHGAVVNFTSISSKVAQTGRWVYPATKAAMVQVTRSMAMDLASDGIRVNSVSPGWTWSKIMDSLSQGDRTRTDRVAAPFHLTGRVGDPVEVGRVVAFLVSDAASVVTGADWAADGGYSAMGPEQGVTAIPQLATEGAH from the coding sequence ATGACAAGTTCGCTCGACGGCCGCGTCGCCGTCGTGACCGGAGGAGCGACGCTGGTCGGTCACGGTGTCGTCCAGGCGCTCCACGAGCAGGGCGCCGTCGTCGTTGTCGTCGACATCGACGCCGACGGCGCCCAAGAGGTTGCCGACCAGCTCGGCGACCGGGTCCACGTGGTCGTCGCCGACATCACGGACGACGCCACGGTGGGCCGGCTGGTCGACGACGTCGTCTCGACGCACGGCAACATCGACATCCTGGTCAACCTCGCCTGCATCTACCTCGATGACGGCGCCGACACCGACCGGGCGGGCTGGTTGACCGCCTTCGACGTCAACGTGGTCAGCGCGGTGATGATGACTCGCGCGGCGCGCCCGGCCCTGGCCTCGAGCGGTCACGGGGCGGTCGTCAACTTCACCTCCATCTCCAGCAAGGTCGCCCAGACCGGGCGCTGGGTGTACCCAGCGACGAAGGCAGCCATGGTCCAGGTCACCCGGTCGATGGCGATGGATCTTGCCTCCGACGGCATCCGGGTGAACTCCGTCAGCCCCGGGTGGACCTGGTCGAAGATCATGGACTCCCTCTCCCAGGGTGACCGCACACGGACCGACCGAGTGGCGGCGCCGTTCCACCTGACCGGCCGGGTAGGCGATCCCGTGGAGGTCGGCCGCGTCGTCGCGTTCCTCGTCTCGGACGCTGCGTCGGTGGTCACGGGCGCCGACTGGGCGGCGGACGGCGGGTACTCCGCCATGGGGCCGGAGCAGGGCGTCACCGCCATCCCCCAGCTCGCCACCGAAGGAGCACACTGA
- a CDS encoding flavin-containing monooxygenase: protein MHIAIIGAGFAGLAAGKVLTQFGHEVTIYEKAPDVGGVWSSTRRYPGLSTQNNKGTYALPDLPMPKHFPEWPSGEQVQQYLEAYARKFALLDRTRLSTEVIGADLDESGPRWTIRTRGPAGEVHESADFVVVANGIFSDAFTPSYPGRDEFEAAGGRVCTPSDVRDLAQVEGKHVVVVGYGKSACDIATAISGSAATTSVVARQLIWKMPKKLLGVLNYKYLMLTRLGEALFEYQQTKGVEAFLHGKGKAVRDGMLSGLQAVATKQLRLTRSGLVPVGGFERIARSTVSLTSDSFFKKAASGEIDVVRDSQIVRLFEQGGLPMAELADGSTRRADVVIAATGWRQGVPFLSPEIQDRLTDERGNFELYRFVLPHDVPGLAFCGYNSSFYSPLSAEVAALWIADYLMDGSNLPPVAERRRQVQQRLRWMEERTEGHHARGTNLIPFSMHNVDEMLAEIGIIIPRAQRVREWLLPANPRDYCRITEQLLARQQSARRDLGEPSLPRATEQPSAAQLADQAAGPVAEDRHRSPRAEEQPSTPGAEKERSIVN from the coding sequence ATGCACATCGCCATCATCGGGGCCGGCTTCGCCGGCCTCGCCGCCGGGAAGGTCCTCACTCAGTTCGGGCACGAGGTCACGATCTACGAGAAGGCACCCGACGTCGGAGGTGTGTGGAGCTCGACGCGTCGCTATCCGGGCCTCTCCACCCAGAACAACAAGGGCACGTACGCGCTGCCGGACCTGCCCATGCCCAAGCACTTCCCCGAGTGGCCGAGCGGGGAGCAGGTCCAGCAGTACCTGGAGGCCTACGCCCGCAAGTTCGCGCTCCTGGACAGGACCCGCCTGAGCACCGAGGTGATCGGCGCGGACCTCGACGAGAGCGGTCCACGGTGGACGATCCGCACCCGCGGCCCGGCCGGCGAGGTCCACGAGAGCGCGGACTTCGTCGTCGTCGCCAACGGCATCTTCTCCGACGCCTTCACACCGTCCTACCCGGGGCGGGACGAGTTCGAAGCCGCCGGTGGAAGGGTGTGCACGCCGTCGGACGTCCGAGATCTCGCCCAGGTCGAGGGCAAGCACGTCGTTGTCGTCGGGTACGGGAAGTCCGCGTGCGACATCGCCACCGCCATCAGCGGATCGGCCGCCACCACGTCCGTCGTCGCGCGACAGCTGATCTGGAAGATGCCCAAGAAGCTCCTGGGCGTGCTCAACTACAAGTACCTCATGCTCACCCGCCTGGGCGAGGCCCTCTTCGAGTACCAGCAGACGAAGGGCGTCGAAGCCTTCCTGCACGGCAAGGGCAAGGCCGTCCGTGACGGCATGCTGAGCGGGCTCCAGGCCGTTGCCACCAAGCAGCTGCGGCTCACGCGGAGCGGCCTCGTCCCGGTCGGCGGCTTCGAGCGCATCGCGCGCAGCACCGTCAGCCTCACCAGTGACTCGTTCTTCAAGAAGGCCGCCTCCGGCGAGATCGACGTCGTCCGGGACAGCCAGATCGTGCGCCTGTTCGAGCAGGGCGGGCTGCCCATGGCCGAGCTCGCAGACGGGTCTACGCGACGCGCCGACGTCGTGATCGCGGCCACGGGGTGGCGCCAGGGGGTGCCGTTCCTCAGCCCCGAGATCCAGGACCGTCTCACCGACGAGCGGGGCAACTTCGAGCTGTACCGCTTCGTGCTCCCGCACGACGTGCCCGGTCTCGCCTTCTGCGGCTACAACTCCTCGTTCTACTCGCCGCTGTCCGCCGAGGTGGCGGCGCTGTGGATCGCCGACTACCTCATGGACGGGAGCAACCTGCCCCCCGTGGCGGAGCGCCGCCGCCAGGTACAGCAGCGGCTGCGGTGGATGGAGGAACGCACGGAGGGTCACCACGCCCGCGGGACGAACCTCATCCCGTTCTCGATGCACAACGTCGACGAGATGCTCGCGGAAATCGGGATCATCATCCCGCGAGCCCAACGAGTCCGAGAATGGCTGTTGCCGGCGAACCCCCGCGACTACTGCCGGATCACCGAGCAGCTCCTCGCGAGGCAGCAGAGCGCGCGGCGCGACCTCGGCGAGCCGAGCCTGCCGCGCGCCACGGAGCAGCCGAGTGCGGCACAGCTAGCAGATCAGGCAGCTGGGCCCGTGGCCGAGGATCGGCACAGGTCACCACGGGCCGAAGAGCAGCCCAGCACGCCGGGGGCCGAGAAGGAGCGGAGCATCGTCAACTGA
- a CDS encoding AraC family transcriptional regulator, with amino-acid sequence MAARVMDDHIARKVVVPLTPGRSAEWRAVAPPTSAPPVKGGGTASIRQPAVALGASSEMRTRRLDELRESVSHAATPHDVTLRGGDLDGVVSASQAAQTNVVFVRYGADVLVEAGPTGGRFVLTVPLGPMGVGTNAVERHFSSPFVLTPDRRTLMAPHPWEGALVIATSIARVRDHLGALAGIPPDGDLEFRWSSTAPSPLPPGYLDSTCRSVAETLFRSPALPDVAVRSLEQTLISAALLTLPHTHTGMLQNGSARVSTSHAEAARAWMAEYHGAAVTVPDVARSIGLSVRQLQTVTMERFGLTPTEMLRGIRLAEARRRLTGAGAELAATVAEAAHCAGFVHLGRFAQLYRSTYGETPHQSLATARKGSLPDDSSRNAVPSSEQVSPVHFPIY; translated from the coding sequence GTGGCCGCGCGTGTGATGGATGATCACATCGCACGGAAGGTGGTGGTCCCTCTGACTCCCGGTCGATCGGCTGAGTGGCGCGCGGTGGCGCCGCCCACCTCTGCGCCGCCCGTCAAGGGCGGTGGGACCGCGTCGATCAGACAGCCAGCGGTCGCCTTGGGCGCGTCGTCAGAAATGCGGACCCGCCGGCTGGACGAGTTGCGCGAGTCGGTCTCGCATGCGGCGACCCCCCACGACGTGACCCTCCGCGGCGGGGACCTGGACGGCGTCGTCAGTGCCTCGCAGGCAGCACAGACCAACGTCGTGTTTGTCCGGTACGGCGCCGATGTGCTGGTGGAGGCGGGCCCCACAGGCGGTCGCTTCGTCCTGACGGTCCCACTGGGCCCGATGGGCGTGGGTACGAATGCGGTGGAGCGGCACTTCTCCTCCCCCTTCGTGCTCACCCCCGACCGCAGGACGCTCATGGCCCCACATCCGTGGGAAGGAGCGCTCGTGATCGCCACGAGCATCGCTCGCGTGCGGGATCACCTTGGAGCGCTCGCCGGCATACCGCCAGACGGCGACCTCGAGTTCCGCTGGTCGTCCACCGCCCCCTCGCCCCTTCCTCCGGGCTATCTGGATTCCACCTGCCGGTCAGTAGCTGAGACGCTCTTCCGCAGCCCGGCTCTTCCAGACGTTGCGGTCCGGTCGCTCGAGCAGACCCTCATCTCGGCAGCGCTGCTGACCCTCCCCCACACCCATACGGGAATGCTCCAGAACGGCTCGGCCCGGGTGTCGACCTCGCACGCCGAAGCGGCGCGGGCATGGATGGCGGAGTACCACGGCGCCGCCGTCACGGTGCCGGACGTGGCCCGCTCGATCGGGTTGTCGGTGCGACAGCTACAGACGGTCACCATGGAGCGTTTCGGTCTCACGCCGACCGAGATGCTGCGTGGGATCCGGCTGGCCGAGGCCCGCCGCCGCCTTACCGGTGCGGGCGCCGAGCTTGCCGCCACGGTGGCCGAGGCTGCCCACTGTGCCGGTTTCGTCCACCTGGGCCGCTTCGCTCAGCTCTACCGCAGCACGTACGGCGAGACGCCGCACCAGAGCTTGGCGACAGCCCGGAAAGGCTCGCTACCCGACGACTCCTCGCGGAACGCAGTGCCATCGTCAGAACAGGTTTCGCCAGTACACTTCCCAATCTATTAA
- a CDS encoding RidA family protein has protein sequence MSASTRELINPPAIHPAPGFSHVSIAEPGRIAYIAGQVALAPDFSVVGGDDLAAQTRAAMQNVKLALDAIGATWDDVVRRTIYTLRPTEYEVITSAIEAVQGSSQHPAQTIVGVTGLAVDGLLIEIEATVHLP, from the coding sequence ATGTCAGCCTCAACTCGCGAACTGATCAATCCACCAGCGATTCACCCGGCTCCGGGTTTCAGCCACGTCTCAATCGCCGAACCGGGGCGGATCGCCTACATCGCGGGGCAGGTCGCACTGGCGCCGGACTTCAGCGTCGTGGGAGGCGATGACCTCGCTGCGCAGACGAGAGCGGCCATGCAAAACGTGAAGCTGGCGCTCGACGCGATCGGAGCGACATGGGACGACGTCGTCCGTCGCACGATCTACACCCTGAGGCCCACGGAGTACGAAGTCATCACGAGCGCCATCGAAGCTGTCCAGGGCTCCAGCCAGCACCCTGCGCAGACCATCGTCGGAGTCACCGGACTAGCGGTCGACGGTCTGCTGATCGAGATCGAGGCCACCGTTCACCTTCCGTAG
- a CDS encoding cupin domain-containing protein — translation MKIDKDGGLVIDTDAMEWRTLAPGVGIKVLRLDRASEEWTIMIRSEKGSVLPPHQHIGNSEIYIIKGAGHHEQAGHFKTGDYVLEPDGATHSPLFFNEEVIQIMFAKGPSQFLDENGNPTFLMDVNMLSGFAEEHVLASA, via the coding sequence ATGAAGATCGACAAAGACGGCGGGCTCGTCATCGACACCGATGCCATGGAGTGGCGCACCCTGGCGCCGGGGGTCGGCATCAAGGTCCTGCGTCTCGACCGCGCGTCGGAGGAGTGGACGATCATGATCCGCTCCGAGAAAGGCTCGGTTCTGCCCCCGCACCAGCACATCGGCAACTCCGAGATCTACATCATCAAGGGCGCCGGACATCATGAGCAGGCAGGTCACTTCAAGACCGGCGACTACGTCCTCGAACCGGACGGGGCCACCCACAGCCCGCTCTTCTTCAACGAAGAGGTCATTCAAATCATGTTCGCGAAGGGGCCATCGCAGTTCCTGGACGAGAATGGGAACCCGACGTTCCTGATGGACGTCAACATGCTGAGCGGCTTCGCCGAGGAGCATGTTCTGGCGTCGGCCTGA
- a CDS encoding DUF202 domain-containing protein, with protein MTQPGAELFDPGLQPERTALAWRRTALALALGPLLAARLFAPQLGALTLAAVLVGAALGASIAVVATARYRTVHRVLVGEGERRALPGAALLLVTAAVTFIAGIGALAFVISRL; from the coding sequence GTGACACAGCCCGGGGCCGAACTGTTCGATCCAGGACTGCAGCCCGAGCGGACGGCGCTGGCGTGGCGTCGGACCGCCCTGGCGCTCGCCCTCGGGCCTCTGCTCGCTGCTCGACTGTTCGCGCCACAGCTCGGCGCGCTGACACTCGCGGCCGTGCTCGTCGGGGCGGCGCTCGGCGCCTCGATAGCGGTCGTGGCGACGGCCCGTTACCGGACCGTCCATCGAGTCCTGGTGGGGGAGGGAGAGAGGCGCGCGTTGCCCGGAGCCGCGCTTCTCCTTGTCACGGCCGCCGTCACGTTCATCGCCGGCATCGGCGCACTCGCCTTCGTCATCTCACGGCTCTAG
- a CDS encoding YidH family protein — protein sequence MSVDDRRFPRRVYRAGAEPDVRFSLANERTYLAWVRTSLALLAVGVALEALQLPIERSFGLAASLIFIGLGAVTPVQAWFGWMRVERALREARPLPAPAMAGPLGVGVFIGGAVLLIGVLVK from the coding sequence TTGTCCGTCGACGACCGCCGGTTTCCGCGTCGGGTCTACCGTGCCGGCGCTGAGCCGGACGTCCGGTTCTCGTTGGCCAACGAGCGGACGTATCTGGCGTGGGTCCGGACCTCGCTGGCGCTGCTTGCCGTCGGAGTCGCTCTGGAAGCGCTCCAGCTGCCGATCGAGCGCTCGTTCGGCCTTGCGGCGTCACTGATCTTCATCGGTCTCGGTGCGGTCACGCCGGTTCAGGCGTGGTTCGGTTGGATGCGGGTCGAGCGGGCGCTGCGAGAAGCACGCCCGCTGCCGGCTCCGGCCATGGCAGGTCCGCTCGGGGTGGGGGTCTTCATCGGAGGTGCCGTGCTGCTGATCGGTGTGCTGGTCAAGTGA